In one Brienomyrus brachyistius isolate T26 chromosome 7, BBRACH_0.4, whole genome shotgun sequence genomic region, the following are encoded:
- the LOC125745808 gene encoding uncharacterized protein LOC125745808 — MTRNKRIAKAVSWSNDRYWATWDKWMEVIDWEDEEELCSPAESPSDQADRSIVSHTRKPIAKAVSWTDDVYWAAWDKWDEIICWGEEGECSPATPPINQPGRDKGLDMHGLEVFLLNERTVSIKPADDHQDRLKIGAVVVDLCQFELDGVNDKFEIVEIQIGEVKLEETAERGFNSEFELEILDVEIEVVDSEFQLNALNWEIAGTKVDKLLVEHLNINNLEAGSVKVSTSNGNVVYVNGM; from the exons atgacgag aaacaaacgaattgcaaaagctgtcagctggagcaacgatcgatactgggcaacttgggacaagtggatggaagtgattgactgggaagatgaggaagagctgtgctccccagcagaatcaccctctgaccaggctgaccgttccatcgtgtcacacacccgaaagccaattgccaaggcagttagctggacggatgatgtgtattgggcagcctgggacaagtgggatgagatcatctgctggggtgaagaaggagagtgctccccagcaactccacccatcaaccagcctgggagggataaggggttagacatgcatgggttagaggtttttctgttaaatgaaaggacagtctccataaagcctgcagatgaccaccaagacaggctgaaaataggagccgtagtggtcgacctctgccagtttgagctagatggtgtaaatgataaatttgaaattgtcgaaatacaaattggagaggtcaaattggaggagactgcagagaggggttttaattcagaatttgaattggaaattttggatgtggagatagaggttgtagacagtgaattccagctgaatgctcttaattgggaaattgctggaactaaagtggacaaattattagtggaacacctgaacataaataatctagaagcaggcagtgtgaaggtgtccacatcaaatgggaatgtggtatatgtcaatggtatgtga